The following proteins come from a genomic window of Chionomys nivalis chromosome 9, mChiNiv1.1, whole genome shotgun sequence:
- the Exd1 gene encoding piRNA biogenesis protein EXD1 isoform X3, with product MNAEKAGMEKMKDEDLTVCEPASPLPEAPASSLLSDFKYCPSEEEEVTYTVVDQFQQKFGAAMLHIKKQSVLSVAAEGANVCRHGKLCWLQVATNSRVYLFDIFLLGSRAFNNGLQMILEDKRILKVIHDCRSLSDCLSHQYGVMLNNVFDTQVADVLQFSMETGGFLPNCISTLQENLIRHLKVAPKYLSFLEERQRCIQENPEVWLTRPLPPPLLKILALETTYLLPLRLVLLDEMMSDLTTLVDGYLNTYREGSADRLAGTEPACMELPEELLQLKDFQKQRREAAAEAYRMNAQGLLIRTGLHPKKPGGRTAGKEDQIKGFLFCKTSGIDKAPRFLCHESDKDENFLEKECKQTTAKSHNLPPMKEAKASEESENKPTGPENPRTQRTHSLTPTHDSQAHFSLKEEIEQLLMVENKKAVRSPNEDTLVSPSLPQETWVAPSDPFHLCGKPVVSTLPPCPALEKTDPWISPSPNLF from the exons aggaagaggaggtgacaTACACCGTCGTTGATCAATTCCAACAGAAGTTTGGTGCTGCA ATGCTCCACATCAAGAAGCAGAGTGTCCTGAGTGTGGCTGCAGAAGGAGCCAATGTGTGTCGCCATGGGAAACTCTGTTGGCTTCAG GTGGCCACAAACAGCCGAGTTTACTTGTTTGACATTTTTCTTCTGGGAAGTCGTGCTTTCAACAATGGGCTTCAGATGATCTTAGAAGACAAGAGAATCTTAAAG GTCATCCATGATTGTCGATCGCTTTCGGATTGCCTGTCTCATCAGTATGGAGTCATGCTGAACAATGTCTTTGACACACAG GTAGCAGATGTCCTTCAGTTTTCCATGGAAACTGGTGGTTTCCTTCCAAACTGTATCAGTACTTTGCAGGAGAATTTAATCAGACACCTTAAAGTTGCTCCTAAATACCTCTCCTTTTTAGAAGAGAGACAAAGATGTATTCAG GAAAATCCAGAAGTATGGCTGACAAGACCTCTTCCACCCCCTTTATTGAAAATCTTggccctggaaacaacctacttgCTTCCACTCCGCTTGGTACTCTTGGATGAGATGATGTCAGATTTAACCACACTAGTAGACGGGTACCTAAACACCTATCGAGAAGGTTCTGCAGACCGGCTTGCAGGCACCGAG CCTGCATGTATGGAGCTGCCCGAGGAGCTACTTCAACTCAAGGACTTCCAGAAGCAGCGCCGAGAGGCAGCTGCAGAGGCGTATAGAATGAATGCGCAGGGCCTCCTCATCAGAACCGGGCTGCATCCAAAGAAGCCAGGGGGTCGCACAGCAGGGAAAGAGGACCAAATCAAaggctttttattttgtaaaacttCTGGCATAGACAAAGCTCCACGTTTTCTTTGTCACGAATCTGATAAGGATGAGAATTTTTTGGAAAAAGAATGTAAACAGACTACAGCAAAGTCTCATAATCTGCCTCCCATGAAGGAGGCCAAAGCCAGCGAGGAGTCTGAAAACAAGCCAACAGGACCAGAAAACCCCAGAACCCAGAGAACTCACTCCCTGACTCCCACTCATGATTCCCAGGcacatttttctttgaaagaggAGATAGAACAGTTGCTAATGGTAGAAAATAAGAAAGCTGTAAGAAGCCCAAATGAAGACACTTTAgtgtctccttctcttcctcaggaAACCTGGGTGGCACCAAGTGACCCCTTCCATCTTTGTGGAAAGCCTGTGGTTTCTACACTTCCACCCtgcccagccctggagaagacaGATCCATGGATAAGTCCATCTCCAAATCTGTTTTAG